One Serinicoccus chungangensis genomic window carries:
- a CDS encoding aldehyde dehydrogenase family protein, translated as MSTHTVPTAEASRPTAYRMLVGGEWVDAADGRTLEVITPIDRHRVIATTPRAAAEDVDRAVAAARRAQPGWAALPFTERQRALLRIADDLEDAVEDLAALTALDTGNALRTQARPEALLLASAFRYFAGLAGELKGVTLPSGTDALSLTRRVPVGVVAGILPWNSPLMIAAFKLPAALVSGNAMILKAAEDAPTTILELARVCERHLPPGVLGVLTGYGPEVGQALVEHRGVDKVSFTGSTATGSGVAAAAGERLAHVSLELGGKSPCIVFPDSDTDEVVEQVLLATRFARQGQSCTSGSRLFLHESVHDSFLDRLVDRVRGLRVGDPREEATDIGCIINQRQWDRVQGYVDDALATDGIRVAYDGRDALTVGEPGFYHAPMILSQVDNGWRIAREEIFGPVLSVIPWRDEDEVVAMANDSHYGLAAFVFARDLGMALRTAQRVESGWVQVNQGGGQQVGQSYGGMKASGQGREFSLEGMLEGFTQIQQINVRLS; from the coding sequence ATGAGCACCCACACCGTCCCCACCGCCGAGGCGAGCCGGCCCACGGCATACCGGATGCTCGTCGGCGGCGAGTGGGTCGACGCCGCCGACGGACGGACCCTGGAGGTCATCACCCCGATCGACCGCCACCGGGTCATCGCGACCACGCCCCGGGCCGCAGCGGAGGACGTCGACCGGGCCGTGGCCGCGGCCCGGCGGGCGCAGCCGGGCTGGGCGGCACTGCCCTTCACCGAGCGGCAGCGCGCCCTGCTCCGGATCGCCGACGACCTGGAGGACGCGGTCGAGGACCTCGCCGCGCTGACCGCGCTGGACACCGGCAACGCGCTGCGCACCCAAGCGCGTCCCGAGGCGCTGCTGCTGGCCTCCGCCTTCCGCTACTTCGCCGGGCTCGCCGGCGAGCTCAAGGGGGTCACCCTGCCGAGCGGCACCGACGCCCTCTCGCTGACCCGTCGGGTGCCGGTCGGGGTCGTGGCCGGCATCCTGCCGTGGAACAGCCCGCTCATGATTGCCGCCTTCAAGCTGCCGGCGGCCCTGGTCAGCGGCAACGCGATGATCCTCAAGGCCGCCGAGGACGCCCCCACGACGATCCTGGAGCTGGCGCGCGTCTGCGAGCGGCACCTGCCCCCGGGGGTCCTGGGGGTGCTCACCGGCTACGGCCCGGAGGTCGGCCAGGCGCTCGTGGAGCACCGCGGGGTGGACAAGGTGTCCTTCACCGGGTCGACCGCGACCGGGTCCGGCGTGGCGGCCGCCGCGGGGGAGCGGCTGGCGCACGTCAGCCTCGAGCTGGGTGGCAAGAGCCCGTGCATCGTCTTCCCGGACTCCGACACCGACGAGGTGGTCGAGCAGGTGCTGCTGGCGACCCGCTTCGCCCGCCAGGGGCAGAGCTGCACCTCCGGGTCCCGGCTGTTCCTGCACGAGTCCGTCCACGACAGCTTCCTCGACCGGCTGGTGGACCGGGTCCGCGGGCTGCGGGTCGGCGACCCGCGGGAGGAGGCCACCGACATCGGGTGCATCATCAACCAGCGTCAGTGGGACCGGGTGCAGGGCTACGTCGACGACGCGCTGGCCACCGACGGCATCCGGGTGGCCTACGACGGGCGCGACGCCCTCACCGTCGGCGAGCCGGGGTTCTACCACGCCCCGATGATCCTCAGCCAGGTCGACAACGGGTGGCGGATCGCCCGGGAGGAGATCTTCGGCCCGGTCCTGTCGGTCATCCCCTGGCGGGACGAGGACGAGGTGGTGGCCATGGCCAACGACAGCCACTACGGGCTGGCCGCGTTCGTCTTCGCCCGTGACCTCGGTATGGCGTTGCGCACCGCCCAGCGGGTCGAGTCCGGGTGGGTGCAGGTCAACCAGGGGGGCGGTCAGCAGGTCGGTCAGTCCTACGGCGGGATGAAGGCCAGCGGCCAGGGCCGGGAGTTCTCCCTGGAGGGCATGCTCGAGGGCTTCACCCAGATCCAGCAGATCAACGTGCGGCTCAGCTGA
- a CDS encoding LacI family DNA-binding transcriptional regulator, translated as MAGFRKVPAPTLESVAARAGVSRATAGRILSGKAGRGDNSRAVHEAAAELGYVANYAARSLMTRRSDAVGFVVSEPEESVFSDPFFATVLRGVHEGVAARERQLTFIIVSSEHDRHRLQQFVAGGHLDGLMFGAFHGADPLPDAVRALGIPVVQCGRPHEADDDLAFVDADNVGGGRAATRYLLERREFVVHVAGPADMTPAQDRRSGFDLELAGRGLSGTADRTVHAPFTVQGGREATETLLERHPQLDGVVAASDAMAVGAIQALTARGRRVPEDVGVVGFDDVPLAEAAQPPLTTVRQPIRQMGREVADLLLDQIDGRSGPRHVLLPTTLRVRGSA; from the coding sequence GTGGCCGGGTTCCGCAAGGTCCCTGCTCCCACGCTGGAGTCGGTGGCGGCCCGCGCGGGCGTCTCCCGCGCCACTGCCGGACGCATCCTGTCCGGCAAGGCGGGCCGGGGGGACAACAGCCGGGCGGTCCACGAGGCCGCGGCCGAGCTCGGCTACGTCGCCAACTACGCCGCCCGGTCCCTCATGACGCGGCGCAGCGACGCCGTGGGCTTCGTGGTCTCCGAGCCGGAGGAGAGCGTCTTCTCCGACCCGTTCTTCGCGACGGTCCTGCGGGGGGTGCACGAGGGCGTCGCGGCGCGTGAGCGCCAGCTGACGTTCATCATCGTCTCCTCCGAGCACGACCGCCACCGGCTGCAGCAGTTCGTCGCCGGCGGACACCTCGACGGCCTGATGTTCGGCGCCTTCCACGGCGCCGACCCGCTGCCGGACGCGGTCCGGGCCCTCGGCATACCGGTCGTGCAGTGCGGCCGGCCGCACGAGGCGGACGACGACCTGGCGTTCGTGGACGCGGACAACGTCGGTGGTGGCCGCGCGGCCACCCGCTACCTGCTGGAGCGTCGGGAGTTCGTCGTGCACGTGGCCGGGCCGGCCGACATGACCCCGGCCCAGGACCGCCGGTCCGGCTTCGACCTCGAGCTGGCGGGCCGTGGCCTGTCCGGGACGGCCGACCGGACCGTGCACGCACCGTTCACGGTGCAGGGCGGGCGCGAGGCGACCGAGACCCTGCTCGAGCGCCACCCGCAGCTGGACGGCGTGGTGGCCGCGAGCGACGCCATGGCGGTGGGGGCGATCCAGGCGCTGACCGCGAGGGGTCGCCGGGTCCCGGAGGACGTGGGTGTTGTCGGCTTCGACGACGTCCCGCTGGCCGAGGCCGCCCAACCGCCGCTGACCACCGTCCGCCAGCCGATCCGCCAGATGGGTCGTGAGGTCGCCGACCTGCTGCTGGACCAGATCGACGGCCGGTCTGGACCGCGCCACGTGCTCCTGCCGACGACCCTGCGGGTGCGCGGCTCCGCGTGA
- a CDS encoding carbohydrate ABC transporter permease translates to MSVDAPPDREVAGPSSSPRHQRRSLAERLTPYGYVSPFFLLFGAFGLFPLVFTLWLSFFEYRLAGGTPQFRGLDNYVWLFTSDAFYNALVNTLTIGLLSTVPQLLIALALAHQLNYSMRLRNFFRVSMIIPYATSLVAATLVFGSIFSNSAGGLANVLIGFLGLDPVAWTNGKWTAQFAISVIVTWHWAGYNALIYLAGMQSIPQDLYEAAAIDGANRWHQFLHVTLPGLRPTILFTIVVSTIGATQLFTEPFLFGNGAGGGALGQYQVIAMYMYEVAFTFGRLGRASAIAMVLLVLVIALVLLNTGLARLKTRDRPIRPTTAGGSR, encoded by the coding sequence ATGTCCGTCGACGCCCCGCCCGACCGTGAGGTCGCCGGTCCGAGCTCGTCGCCCCGGCACCAGCGGCGCTCCCTCGCCGAACGCCTCACGCCCTACGGCTACGTCTCGCCGTTCTTCCTGCTCTTCGGGGCCTTTGGCCTCTTCCCCCTCGTCTTCACCCTCTGGCTGAGCTTCTTCGAGTACCGCCTGGCGGGGGGTACCCCGCAGTTCCGCGGCCTGGACAACTACGTCTGGCTGTTCACCAGCGACGCCTTCTACAACGCGCTCGTCAACACCCTGACGATCGGGCTGCTCTCGACCGTCCCCCAGCTGCTCATCGCCCTGGCGCTGGCCCACCAGCTCAACTACAGCATGCGGCTGCGCAACTTCTTCCGGGTGTCGATGATCATCCCCTACGCCACGTCCCTGGTGGCGGCGACCCTGGTCTTCGGCTCGATCTTCTCCAACAGCGCCGGGGGGCTCGCCAACGTGCTCATCGGCTTCCTGGGCCTCGACCCCGTCGCGTGGACCAACGGCAAGTGGACGGCACAGTTCGCGATCTCGGTCATCGTGACGTGGCACTGGGCGGGATACAACGCCCTCATCTACCTCGCCGGGATGCAGTCGATCCCGCAGGACCTGTACGAGGCCGCCGCCATCGACGGCGCCAACCGGTGGCACCAGTTCCTGCACGTGACCCTGCCGGGCCTGCGTCCCACCATCCTGTTCACCATCGTCGTGTCGACCATCGGTGCGACCCAGCTCTTCACCGAGCCGTTCCTCTTCGGCAACGGCGCCGGAGGCGGCGCGCTGGGGCAGTACCAGGTCATCGCGATGTACATGTACGAGGTGGCCTTCACCTTCGGGCGGCTCGGGCGGGCCTCCGCCATCGCCATGGTCCTGCTCGTCCTGGTCATCGCGCTGGTGCTGCTCAACACCGGCCTGGCACGCCTGAAGACCCGCGACCGCCCCATCCGTCCCACGACGGCAGGAGGATCCCGATGA
- a CDS encoding DUF429 domain-containing protein: MVPGEPSSPAGPASRPQAPGPARGVVGVDACRAGWVGAFLPPQGRGPARVVVAPTVALLLQLGEDVAVVGVDIPIGLPDRTRRQADVRTRRLLGGAKASSVFTTPTRAALEEADYAVANLRNRERAGMGLSRQAHALRASVLEVDAWVRAGPPCPVHEVHPEASFALMTGATLTTRKRTPEGARERRAALASVGIEAPDAPPRGAGLDDLLDACAAAWSADRVRHGRALTLPEEPEVFADGIPAAIHV; the protein is encoded by the coding sequence ATGGTCCCGGGAGAGCCCAGCAGCCCCGCCGGGCCCGCGAGCCGTCCTCAGGCGCCCGGACCGGCGCGCGGGGTCGTCGGCGTGGACGCGTGCCGGGCCGGCTGGGTCGGGGCGTTCCTGCCGCCGCAGGGCCGGGGCCCGGCGCGGGTGGTCGTGGCACCGACGGTAGCGCTCCTGCTGCAGCTCGGCGAGGACGTCGCGGTGGTCGGCGTGGACATCCCCATCGGGCTGCCGGACCGAACCCGGCGGCAGGCGGACGTGCGGACCCGCCGGTTGCTGGGAGGTGCCAAGGCCTCCTCGGTCTTCACCACCCCGACCCGGGCCGCGCTGGAGGAGGCCGACTACGCCGTGGCCAACCTCCGCAACCGGGAGCGCGCCGGGATGGGCCTGTCCCGGCAGGCGCACGCCCTGCGCGCCAGCGTCCTGGAGGTGGACGCCTGGGTCCGGGCCGGGCCCCCCTGCCCGGTCCACGAGGTGCATCCGGAGGCGAGCTTCGCCCTCATGACCGGGGCGACGCTTACGACGCGCAAGCGCACCCCCGAGGGTGCCCGCGAGCGGCGCGCCGCGCTCGCGTCGGTCGGCATCGAGGCCCCGGACGCCCCGCCGCGGGGCGCGGGCCTGGACGACCTCCTCGACGCCTGCGCCGCGGCTTGGAGCGCCGACCGGGTCCGCCACGGCCGGGCGCTCACCCTCCCCGAGGAGCCCGAGGTGTTCGCCGACGGCATCCCCGCGGCCATCCACGTCTGA
- a CDS encoding type II 3-dehydroquinate dehydratase, translated as MARRIVVLNGPNLNLLGTREPHIYGTGTLADVEALCTERAAAHGLEVSCLQSNHEGELVAALQEAGADPEVVGVVLNAAAYTHTSVALLDAIKATGVRVVEVHLSNPHAREPFRHTSFISPVAEMVVAGAGPRGYGYAIDHLAATGG; from the coding sequence ATGGCGCGGCGCATCGTCGTCCTCAACGGACCCAACCTCAACCTGCTCGGCACCCGCGAGCCGCACATCTACGGCACCGGCACCCTCGCCGACGTGGAGGCCCTGTGCACCGAGCGGGCCGCCGCCCACGGGCTCGAGGTCTCCTGCCTCCAGAGCAACCACGAGGGCGAGCTGGTCGCCGCCCTGCAGGAGGCCGGTGCCGACCCCGAGGTGGTCGGGGTCGTCCTCAACGCCGCCGCCTACACGCATACCTCGGTCGCCCTGCTGGACGCCATCAAGGCCACCGGGGTGCGGGTGGTCGAGGTGCACCTGTCCAACCCGCACGCCCGCGAGCCGTTCCGGCACACCTCCTTCATCTCCCCCGTGGCCGAGATGGTCGTCGCCGGTGCCGGTCCGCGTGGCTACGGCTACGCTATCGACCATCTGGCCGCCACCGGCGGCTGA
- a CDS encoding sodium-dependent transporter has protein sequence MSHRPAATAPQRETWTSSTGFILAAVGSAVGLGNIWRFPGVAYESGGGAFLIPYLVALLTAGIPILFLDYAIGHRYRGAAPLSYRRMARPAEALGWFQIVLSFVIAVYYAAVIAWSLSYFVFAFDLRWGDDTAAFFVGEYLQVGDPEISTTLVPGVAVPLVLVWAAVLVIIALGVTKGVQRVNIVFIPLLVLAFAGLVVRALTLPGAADGLNALFTPDWAALGDPGVWIAAYSQIFFSLSIAFGIMVTYASYQRRRANMTSSGLVVAFANSSFEILAGIGVFATLGFLAHQQATTIDQLDGLSGPILSFVTFPAVISEMPGGAVFGAVFFGALVLAGFTSIISILLGVAASVQEKFGLAHRTAAVVVCVVCALISLGLFSTTSGLIALDTVDQWANNIGIVVSAIVMTVLVVWVFRTAPVLRAHLNRVSTFRVGRLWFVLIGVLAPVVLTSMLVERVRTLLAEGYEGYPGWYLLVFGWGTIAVVAVGALVLTLIPWRGRDDADFRAWPELEEERR, from the coding sequence GTGTCCCACAGACCTGCCGCGACGGCACCGCAGCGCGAGACGTGGACCAGCTCGACCGGGTTCATCCTGGCCGCCGTCGGCTCGGCGGTCGGCCTGGGCAACATCTGGCGCTTCCCCGGGGTGGCCTACGAGAGCGGCGGCGGCGCCTTCCTCATCCCCTACCTCGTGGCGCTGCTGACCGCGGGCATCCCCATCCTCTTCCTCGACTACGCCATCGGGCACCGGTACCGCGGGGCGGCGCCGCTGTCCTACCGCCGGATGGCCCGGCCCGCGGAGGCGCTCGGCTGGTTCCAGATCGTGCTCAGCTTCGTCATCGCGGTCTACTACGCGGCCGTCATCGCGTGGTCGCTCAGCTACTTCGTCTTCGCCTTCGACCTGCGCTGGGGAGACGACACGGCCGCCTTCTTCGTCGGGGAGTACCTCCAGGTCGGCGACCCGGAGATCTCGACGACCCTGGTGCCCGGGGTGGCGGTCCCGCTCGTGCTGGTGTGGGCGGCCGTCCTGGTCATCATCGCCCTCGGGGTCACCAAGGGGGTCCAGCGGGTCAACATCGTCTTCATCCCGCTGCTCGTCCTCGCCTTCGCCGGTCTGGTCGTCCGGGCCCTCACCCTCCCGGGTGCGGCCGACGGCCTCAACGCCCTCTTCACCCCCGACTGGGCGGCGCTGGGCGACCCGGGCGTGTGGATCGCCGCCTACAGCCAGATCTTCTTCAGCCTGTCCATCGCCTTCGGCATCATGGTCACCTACGCGTCCTACCAGCGGCGCCGGGCCAACATGACCAGCTCCGGTCTGGTCGTCGCCTTCGCCAACTCCAGCTTCGAGATCCTGGCCGGGATCGGCGTCTTCGCGACCCTGGGCTTCCTCGCCCACCAGCAGGCCACGACCATCGACCAGCTGGACGGCCTGTCCGGGCCGATCCTGTCCTTCGTCACCTTCCCCGCCGTCATCAGCGAGATGCCGGGAGGCGCGGTCTTCGGCGCGGTCTTCTTCGGCGCGCTGGTCCTGGCCGGGTTCACCTCGATCATCTCCATCCTGCTCGGGGTGGCGGCCTCGGTCCAGGAGAAGTTCGGGCTGGCCCACCGCACCGCCGCCGTCGTCGTCTGCGTGGTGTGCGCCCTCATCTCGCTCGGGCTGTTCTCCACCACCTCCGGGCTCATCGCCCTGGACACGGTCGACCAGTGGGCCAACAACATCGGCATCGTCGTCTCCGCCATCGTCATGACCGTGCTCGTCGTCTGGGTCTTCCGCACGGCCCCCGTGCTGCGGGCGCACCTCAACCGGGTCTCGACCTTCCGGGTCGGTCGCCTCTGGTTCGTCCTCATCGGGGTCCTCGCGCCGGTGGTGCTCACCTCGATGCTCGTGGAGCGGGTGCGCACGTTGCTCGCCGAGGGGTACGAGGGCTACCCGGGGTGGTACCTCCTGGTCTTCGGCTGGGGCACGATCGCCGTCGTCGCGGTGGGCGCGCTCGTGCTGACCCTCATCCCCTGGCGAGGTCGGGACGACGCCGACTTCCGCGCCTGGCCCGAGCTCGAGGAGGAGCGGCGATGA
- a CDS encoding GH1 family beta-glucosidase — MATTSAFPPGFLFGSATAAYQIEGAAHEDGRGDCIWDTFAATPGAVLGGQNGEVACDHYHRMPQDVQLMRSLNLGAYRFSVSWARVCPDGRTVEPRGLDFYSRLVDELLEQDIVPWVTLYHWDLPQALEDAGGWPARDTVERFTDYALAVHDRLGDRVQKLTTLNEPWCSSFLGYAAGAHAPGRTVPGDGLRAAHHLLLAHGRAVRALRERDPQLELGLTLNFADVQPHRPDSPADQDAARRLDGLANRFFIEPIVRGAYAEDVMEDLAELWPDDLVRDGDLEDISTPIDVLGVNFYSGTAVTGCDPAKAAETARQARAYDQPSPNIGSEHVRAVRRGLPITDMGWEIGADWLRDLLLRLQRDYTGEAGIRLYVTENGAAMPDHADAEGAVDDQDRISYLDGHLRAVREAMEQGADVRGYFVWSLMDNYEWAFGYTKRFGIVRVDYDTQRRIPKASARWFADLAASGTLPGAGAEA; from the coding sequence ATGGCCACGACGTCCGCCTTCCCCCCCGGCTTCCTCTTCGGCTCGGCCACGGCGGCCTACCAGATCGAGGGTGCCGCGCACGAGGACGGCCGCGGCGATTGCATCTGGGACACCTTCGCGGCCACCCCGGGCGCCGTGCTCGGCGGCCAGAACGGCGAGGTGGCCTGCGACCACTACCACCGGATGCCGCAGGACGTGCAGCTCATGCGCTCGCTGAACCTCGGTGCCTACCGCTTCTCGGTCTCCTGGGCGCGGGTCTGCCCGGACGGTCGGACGGTGGAGCCGCGCGGGCTGGACTTCTACTCGCGCCTGGTGGACGAGCTGCTCGAGCAGGACATCGTCCCGTGGGTGACGCTCTACCACTGGGACCTGCCCCAGGCGCTGGAGGACGCGGGGGGCTGGCCCGCCCGGGACACGGTGGAGCGCTTCACCGACTACGCGCTCGCGGTGCACGACCGGCTCGGGGACCGGGTGCAGAAGCTCACGACGCTCAACGAGCCGTGGTGCTCCTCCTTCCTCGGCTACGCCGCCGGTGCGCACGCGCCGGGGCGGACCGTCCCCGGGGACGGGCTGCGCGCGGCCCACCACCTCCTGCTGGCCCACGGCCGGGCGGTGCGGGCCCTGCGCGAGCGCGACCCGCAGCTGGAGCTGGGGCTGACCCTGAACTTCGCCGACGTGCAGCCGCACCGGCCGGACTCCCCGGCCGACCAGGACGCGGCCCGTCGCCTCGACGGTCTGGCCAACCGGTTCTTCATCGAGCCGATCGTGCGTGGTGCCTACGCCGAGGACGTCATGGAGGACCTGGCCGAGCTCTGGCCCGACGACCTCGTCCGCGACGGCGACCTGGAGGACATCAGCACCCCCATCGACGTCCTGGGCGTCAACTTCTACAGCGGGACGGCGGTGACCGGCTGCGACCCCGCGAAGGCGGCGGAGACGGCGCGACAGGCCCGGGCCTACGACCAGCCCTCCCCGAACATCGGCTCCGAGCACGTGCGCGCGGTGCGGCGGGGTCTGCCCATCACCGACATGGGGTGGGAGATCGGTGCGGACTGGCTGCGCGACCTGCTGCTGCGGCTGCAGCGCGACTACACCGGGGAGGCGGGCATCCGCCTCTACGTCACCGAGAACGGCGCCGCGATGCCCGACCACGCCGACGCGGAGGGGGCGGTGGACGACCAGGACCGGATCTCCTACCTCGACGGCCACCTGCGCGCGGTCCGGGAGGCGATGGAGCAGGGCGCGGACGTCCGCGGCTACTTCGTCTGGTCGCTGATGGACAACTACGAGTGGGCCTTCGGCTACACCAAGCGGTTCGGGATCGTGCGGGTCGACTACGACACCCAGCGGCGCATCCCCAAGGCCAGCGCGCGCTGGTTCGCGGACCTCGCGGCCTCCGGCACCCTGCCCGGGGCCGGCGCGGAGGCCTGA
- a CDS encoding extracellular solute-binding protein — MTVGALALAACSGGSDGSAEQTPVAAPDEEEPVTITVDSFGGIFDNYQKAGLLDAYMEEHPNVTIEYQETQNETDYWTALTTKLNSGSGLADIQPIEISRAALVTQQQQEQWVDMTQTAEADHIGDYPDAKTGAITTADGAVLGFGTDSGPMAICFRSDKLEEAGLPSTAEELSQEITDWDSYESVGQEYMDATGEPWMDTVSGYYRLLTSVEPVRNYDEEGEPTWETNDTVRPSFMRAANAAALTANLSQFSPEWNTAMNTGEFATLACPAWMQGYIKQQAGDENSGNWSVMPLPQEMGGNWGGSYLSVPRASENAAAAIQLAAFLTNAESQTELFDQGLAFPSNSEALEQVSDVTDEYFSGAPIGEIFSASYESAPDQPLGIDDGVIDAALSEALVSVRANDVSPEDAWNTAVENINNQVG; from the coding sequence GTGACCGTCGGGGCCCTGGCACTGGCTGCCTGCTCCGGGGGTTCGGACGGGTCGGCGGAGCAGACGCCCGTCGCCGCCCCCGACGAGGAGGAGCCGGTCACCATCACCGTCGACTCCTTCGGCGGCATCTTCGACAACTACCAGAAGGCGGGGCTGCTCGACGCCTACATGGAGGAGCACCCCAACGTCACCATCGAGTACCAGGAGACCCAGAACGAGACGGACTATTGGACCGCGCTGACGACCAAGCTGAACTCCGGCTCGGGCCTCGCCGACATCCAGCCGATCGAGATCAGCCGGGCGGCCCTGGTCACCCAGCAGCAGCAGGAGCAGTGGGTCGACATGACCCAGACCGCCGAGGCGGACCACATCGGCGACTACCCCGACGCCAAGACCGGCGCCATCACCACCGCGGACGGCGCCGTCCTCGGTTTCGGCACGGACTCGGGGCCGATGGCCATCTGCTTCCGCAGCGACAAGCTGGAGGAGGCGGGCCTGCCCTCGACGGCGGAGGAGCTCTCCCAGGAGATCACCGACTGGGACTCCTACGAGAGCGTCGGCCAGGAGTACATGGACGCGACCGGGGAGCCGTGGATGGACACGGTGTCGGGCTACTACCGCCTGCTCACGTCGGTCGAGCCGGTGCGCAACTACGACGAGGAGGGCGAGCCCACCTGGGAGACCAACGACACCGTGCGGCCCTCCTTCATGCGCGCCGCGAACGCGGCGGCCCTGACGGCCAACCTGTCCCAGTTCTCCCCCGAGTGGAACACCGCGATGAACACCGGTGAGTTCGCCACGCTGGCCTGCCCCGCCTGGATGCAGGGCTACATCAAGCAGCAGGCCGGCGACGAGAACTCCGGCAACTGGTCGGTCATGCCGCTGCCGCAGGAGATGGGTGGCAACTGGGGCGGGTCCTACCTCTCGGTGCCCCGCGCCAGCGAGAACGCGGCGGCCGCGATCCAGCTGGCGGCCTTCCTCACCAACGCCGAGTCGCAGACCGAGCTCTTCGACCAGGGCCTGGCGTTCCCGTCCAACAGCGAGGCGCTGGAGCAGGTGAGCGACGTCACCGACGAGTACTTCAGCGGCGCGCCCATCGGCGAGATCTTCAGCGCCTCCTACGAGTCGGCCCCCGACCAGCCGCTCGGCATCGACGACGGCGTCATCGACGCGGCCCTCTCCGAGGCGCTGGTCTCGGTGCGCGCCAACGACGTCTCACCCGAGGACGCCTGGAACACCGCGGTGGAGAACATCAACAACCAGGTCGGCTGA
- a CDS encoding carbohydrate ABC transporter permease → MTTTDPAAVTSSTADAPPATRRRYRRQDQAGVGTYVALTITALLFFFPLYYSVVAASHTPADLYDGQPPLLPGPGLFDNLARALDQAELFEALGRSLIVSGTVTASTVFFCTIAGFAFAKLRFTGRTALFGIALATLTIPPTLGIVPLFVVMSRLGLVNNLASVILPAAVTAFGVFFMRQYISQALPDELIEAATVDGASLHRILVSIVFPIARPGMAVLGILSFMASWNDFLWPFIAVRNTPTIQVAVAGIGAGYTPDIAVILAGTVIATVPLVVVTAVFGRQIVGGITAGAVKS, encoded by the coding sequence ATGACGACCACCGACCCCGCCGCGGTGACGAGCTCGACGGCTGACGCGCCACCGGCGACCCGGCGACGCTACCGCCGGCAGGACCAGGCCGGCGTCGGCACGTACGTCGCCCTGACGATCACCGCGCTGCTCTTCTTCTTCCCGCTCTACTACTCGGTCGTCGCGGCCTCGCACACCCCGGCGGACCTCTACGACGGGCAGCCTCCGCTGCTGCCCGGGCCGGGCCTGTTCGACAACCTCGCCCGCGCGCTCGACCAGGCCGAGCTGTTCGAGGCCCTGGGACGGTCGCTGATCGTCTCGGGCACCGTCACCGCCTCCACGGTCTTCTTCTGCACCATCGCCGGCTTCGCGTTCGCCAAGCTGAGGTTCACCGGTCGCACCGCGTTGTTCGGCATCGCGCTCGCCACCCTGACCATCCCGCCGACCCTGGGCATCGTGCCGCTGTTCGTCGTCATGAGCCGGCTCGGTCTCGTCAACAACCTGGCCTCGGTCATCCTGCCGGCCGCCGTCACGGCGTTCGGGGTGTTCTTCATGCGCCAGTACATCAGCCAGGCCCTGCCGGACGAGCTCATCGAGGCGGCCACCGTCGACGGCGCCAGCCTCCACCGCATCCTCGTCTCGATCGTCTTCCCCATCGCGCGGCCCGGGATGGCCGTGCTCGGCATCCTGTCCTTCATGGCCTCCTGGAACGACTTCCTGTGGCCCTTCATCGCCGTGCGGAACACCCCCACCATCCAGGTGGCGGTCGCCGGCATCGGGGCCGGCTACACCCCGGACATCGCGGTGATCCTCGCGGGGACCGTCATCGCCACCGTGCCGCTGGTCGTCGTCACGGCCGTCTTCGGCCGGCAGATCGTCGGCGGCATCACCGCCGGCGCCGTGAAGAGCTGA